The sequence AGTAGATTTAGCGCGGCCTCTTGGCATCGTTCCTCCGTAGCTGGTTGCATCCTCATGGCCTTAGTTGAGGCCAGATGTTCAAAGATGTCAACCCTAAAAGTTCAAGACGCTGGTGACCCCGTAAAAGCCTCTGGAACCTTCAGGGGTGTTGAAGAGAAGTGTTCAGACGTCTGAACGGGTAGCTGGAGAGAGCCAAGTCTAGTCAGGCCTCAGCTAGTGAAGGGTGATTTTGCACTCACCACTACCATCCTCTTTGAGCACAAGTGTTCCGCCTGCCTTCTCGCAGGCAGCAGTGATTCGGGCGATTGCTTCCTTTCGAGTTTCCCTGTGTTGCGCTGGCTCGGACTCTTTCGTATTCGAGGGCGTGGATTCCACTGCCTTGTCACTGACGGTGGCTGAGTCGCATCCCAGAACGACCGACACGAAGAGACAGAGCAGGGCAATCCGGATACTCTGCCTGTATTCGTGAAATCGGTCGGAGCGGTGAGTCATTTCTTTTACGCTGCTTCTAACGTATACCTAGAATCCGTTTCCTGAATCTTATCATTCACGGTCTTCATCGAACCGTGAATGACACGAAGACGAAGAACCCACACACCTATTCCTTCCCCTTTGCTAGGCCAAGGCTTTCCCCCACAACAAGCTCCGAAAGCAGTTGTTCAGGTTGTTCGGGAAATCCACGCGGCCAATTACGATATTGAACCGCGAGAAATCGAAGAGGCCATCCTAGAAGCGATTGCGAGAGCCCGCCGTGAGCGCGGGAAAGGAGATGAGCCGTGAAAATGTCTGTCTTCGACTGCAACGTCTTCGTCCAAGCTGTCGCCTTTCCAGGTGCGGCGTACCACTGCTTCGCCCATGTCCTTCATGGTCCTGACCGGCTCTTGACTTCAAAATATGTCCTTGATGAAGCCCGCTATGTTCTTTCAATGCCTTGGCTTCAAGCCAAGCTTCCTGGTATCACCCCGAAGCGTGTCGAGGCCCTGTTCCATCACCTTCACAGAACGGCTATCTACGTCGAGCGCGTTCCAAAGGTCTTTGACTTTCCACCAGACCCGGACGATGCACCGTATCTTGACCTTGCCATTCACACAGGCGCGTTTGCTCTGGTCACGAGAGACAAGGAGATTCTTCGCTTGCGCGAACCTGGTTATGACCTTGCCCGTCGGCTGAGAGAGCGCCATCCACTCTTGAATATCACCATTCCTGAAGGCTTTCTTGACCTTGTCGAGGTCAAGCCGACGCTTAAAGAGATGCTTGAGAAGCGACAAAGGCGATAGGAATGGCGGGGCCGGAGCCCCGCGCGAGGCTCAATACTCGCTAGGAAGCAGGACGGTCGTAGACGAACGGTCAGCTTCAGTGATGACCCAAAACCGGACGCTGTGCCGGTCGTGGTACACGGACATGATGCGTGCTCCCGACTCAAGAGCTTCCTGATTCGCGGCTTTGTCCTCGGGACTGCATTCTCCCCAATCTCCTCTGGCGTGCCGCATCAGCGAACGGATGATGTCCTCCGGATGCAGATTGTCTCTGGCTCCTATCGTGATGAACGTTTGTCCAAGCGTGAATAGGTTTGTTTGTGTTTTCATAGTCACCTCCTCAAAAGGGTTTTGTGTTTCTTCGCCGCCTCAAGAGAAACCAAAACCCGGTCTTCAAGGGAGGTGAAGCGTTGTGCGGCCAAAACTGGGGCGCGAAAATGCGCGGGGCGTGACAGCTTCGCTGGCGCGTTCCGGGCTAGCGCCTTGGTTGCCAACGCGGAATGAAAACTAAACGGTGCCTCACGCGAAAACGGACTCATAGGAGCCCTTCGAGGATGACTCCGGAGGCCTTACGGACGGCTTCGAGAGATTGGGTGAGTTGCTGCGCGTCGCCGTGATAGAGCTTGATGTAGTCGGTGCTCGCTCTGGCCGTGTCGAGACCAACGGCTTGGGCTACAACGTATGCCACTGCCTCGGCTTCGAGCTCTCTGCTTTCCTTGGTAGAGCCTGCGCGTCCGGACCCGTGGTGAAGTATTTCGTGGGCAAGCTCATGAACTAGCGTGGTGAATTCTTGGGCTGGGTCGAGGCCATCTTGTAGGACGACCTTGCCTCCTTTTGAGACACCCAAAGCACCTCCAAGATGCTCGGCGTATTCGAGCTCGATTGATAGTTGGCGGGTAAGGCTCTTGAGCCTGTCCGCATACTCTCCAGGTTCGCCAGTCGCCTTAGCGAATTCAGGAAGAGGTTCGCCGTCGGTTTGGCTAACATCAAAGACATAAACGACTCGAAACCGGAGAGCTTTGGTTTCATCCTCACTCTGGCTTGGGGAAGGAGCATCTGGACTCTCGGTTTTGATGAGCATAGGGGCAAGGATGGCGATGCCTTTCTCACCTGACTTGACGAATCTGCCAAGGGATTTCCACGTGTGGAATCCAGCAACATGGGTTGAATCAGGCTTCTGGGCCATGATGAGAAGCACGTTGCCGAAGCTGTAACGGTGAAAGCGGGCCATTGCGCTGAGGAACGATTCCAGCTGGTCGCTTCGGCCTTCTTCGAGTGCTGTTCCTAAGCTTTTGATTTGCTCCTCGATGAGCGACTTGGCGTCTTCTGTCTTCATGGCGGTTCTCCGGCAAAGTGGGTTGTTGCCCTCTCTTCCGGCGTTCCGGCCGCTTTGGTTCAGGGAAAATGGTTTTCGCCTTCTGCTTGGGCTTCTGGTTCTTGGCCTGGTTTGGTTCATGGTTGTCTCCTTTATTGTTTGAGTTCGCGGGATTGCGGTTTCTTCACTTCCTGCTGAGAAACCGCAAGGCCACGAACGGACGGTTTGTCATGGCCGTCTCCTAAGTGCCAAAAACCTGACCCTCGCGGGCCAGGTCCGGCTGAAGTCTCATTTCTTGAGGGTCTTCTTTGCGCTGGGTTCAACGAGGATGAACTCGTAGGAGCCGTTCGTGGGAGTCGGAAGGAGTTCCAACTTCACGCTGTATCCAGGTCGGTTCTTTAAGGGGAAGGCGACGCCAACCTTTTTCCAGTGAGTCTTGTCCTCGCCTGTTTTGATTCCAACAATCGCTTCGAGTCGTGTTGCTTTTTCGTTTGCCATAGGTTTCTCCATTTGTAAAAGGCTCGGGGCTTGATTGCCCGCGAGCACCCTTTGTGAGGGCCCAGGGTGCCGAGAGAACGCAAGGGGGCGGGGCATCACCCTGACTGCACAAGCCGCAGGCGCGGAAGTGGGGGTACCCCTTGCGTGTCGTGAGGCCACGGGCCAAAAGTGGTGCTTACAATTGCGGACATTCAAGCCTTACGGACTACAGATGGAGACTTGGCAAGAGATAGATAGGCAACAAAGTGGAAGTCGATGGAGCGAAACAGGCGGTCGTGACTCACGGAGGGGGTGGTATCGCCTATCGAACAAGTGACCTGAGAGTAAGTGTGAAGTTGGGAATTTGACTCCCTGGCGCTCCGGCTTCGTCCTCAGTTTGAACTGCAAAGTAGACCCAAAGCGAGAAGTGTTCAGACGTCTGAACGCGCGGGTCAGGCTTATGTCACGCTCCTCCTCGTCGTCCCCATATCGCCTTCAAACACTTTTTGATTTGGAGGTGACCATGACTGAAATTTCTGGCCCAAGAGAAGCTTTTGAAAACGCTCTAATGCCCCCAGTGTTCCGCGTGCAGCTCGTGCGCGAAAATGGCGGGGAAAGGCTTTCCTTAGACGGCCCAAACGATGCGGCCCGGATACTGTGCAGCTATCTGGAGCATGAGGATA is a genomic window of Armatimonadota bacterium containing:
- a CDS encoding putative toxin-antitoxin system toxin component, PIN family, which produces MSVFDCNVFVQAVAFPGAAYHCFAHVLHGPDRLLTSKYVLDEARYVLSMPWLQAKLPGITPKRVEALFHHLHRTAIYVERVPKVFDFPPDPDDAPYLDLAIHTGAFALVTRDKEILRLREPGYDLARRLRERHPLLNITIPEGFLDLVEVKPTLKEMLEKRQRR
- a CDS encoding ArdC family protein, which encodes MKTEDAKSLIEEQIKSLGTALEEGRSDQLESFLSAMARFHRYSFGNVLLIMAQKPDSTHVAGFHTWKSLGRFVKSGEKGIAILAPMLIKTESPDAPSPSQSEDETKALRFRVVYVFDVSQTDGEPLPEFAKATGEPGEYADRLKSLTRQLSIELEYAEHLGGALGVSKGGKVVLQDGLDPAQEFTTLVHELAHEILHHGSGRAGSTKESRELEAEAVAYVVAQAVGLDTARASTDYIKLYHGDAQQLTQSLEAVRKASGVILEGLL